A window of Bacillus toyonensis BCT-7112 genomic DNA:
TGTAATGGAGGCAAATTTAAACTATGTAGGTAGTATTACAATAGATGAAGATTTAATGGATACAGTAAATCTTGTAGAGAACGAAAAAGTTCAAATTGTAAATAATAATAACGGTGCGCGCTTAGAGACATATGTTATTAAAGGCGAACGCGGTAGCGGTGTTATTTGTTTAAACGGTGCTGCAGCAAGGCTTGTACAACCGGGAGATAAAGTAATTATAATTTGTTATGGCTTAGTTACGGAAGAAGAGGTTCATAAACAAGAACCAAAAATTGCAGTGTTAGACGATCAAAATCAAATTGTTGAAATGTTAGGTGCTGAAAAGGCTGGTACAACATTATAAAAGAGGAAAGCTATCTCTATATCAGGAGATAGCTTTTTTGTGCATCTTTTCATTAAGATGAGATAAAACGTGGTATAGTAACATTATATGAATTATTGTTGTTTGAAAGGTAAGAAATTGAGGTGTTACATATATGAGTAAACGTTATGTCGTTGTTGATTTAGAGACGACAGGAAACTCCTGGAAAGACGGGAAAGATAAAATTACCCAAATTGCAGCTGTTGTAGTAGAAGATGGAGAGATATTGGAGATTTTTTCATCTTTTGTTAACCCAAAGAGAGAGATTCCCGTATTTATTACAGAATTAACAGGGATTGATGAAAGTCTTGTAAAACAAGCCCCGTTATTTCAAGATGTAGCCCCGATGATTGTTGAGCTATTACAAGGTGCCGCTTTCGTTGCGCATAATGTTCACTTTGATTGGAATTTTTTAAACGAAGAATTAAGGCAGGCTGGATATACAGAAATACATTGTCCTAAAATCGATACGGTTGAATTGGCACAAATTCTTTTGCCAACAGCCGATAGTTATAAATTACGTGATTTAGCTAAGAAACATGAACTCGAACACGATCAACCACATCGTGCGGATAGTGATGCTCTTGCGACAGCAGAGCTGTTTTTACAATTTTTAAATGAAATTGAAAAATTACCACTTGTTACATTACAATCACTTTATGAATTGAGTGATGTTTTCCAAAGTGATATAGCTGATGTGCTTTCTGAAAATATTTTAAAGAAAGTAATGCATGGTAAAGAAATAAAAGCGGAATATGAAGTGTATCGCAATATTGCACTGAGAAAACGGAACTATTCCTTAAGTCTTGGAGAAACATATTCATTAAAATTTGATGCTTTCTTGAATAAAACGATGGATAAACTGGAATTACATATGCCGAAGTTTGAAAGAAGAGAAAGTCAGCAAATGATGATGAAAGAGATATATACGGCGTTAAGAGATTCTCGTTTTTCTCTTATTGAAGCAGGTACAGGGACGGGAAAGACTCTTGCTTATTTACTTCCTAGTCTTTATTTTGCGAATAAAAAAGAAGAACCTGTCGTTATCAGTACACAAACGGTACAACTTCAACAACAAATACTTGAAAAAGAAATTCCGTTATTGCAAAAAATAATGCCATTTTCATTTGAGACAGCTCTTCTAAAAGGGAGAAAGCATTATCTTTGCTT
This region includes:
- the panD gene encoding aspartate 1-decarboxylase; this encodes MFRTMMRAKLHRATVMEANLNYVGSITIDEDLMDTVNLVENEKVQIVNNNNGARLETYVIKGERGSGVICLNGAAARLVQPGDKVIIICYGLVTEEEVHKQEPKIAVLDDQNQIVEMLGAEKAGTTL